The segment AAAATTTATCAATCTTTGTGAATTAGGAAGCTATTTTTATTTAGCTAAATAATGAAGTATAGTTCTATTAACTGGTTCTTTGTTGAGTCTTTGTTGTAAATCTCTCCATTAGATTAGAACGAGTTTAGTTGTTTTTTGAGTATGAAAAAATGAGGTGTCAAATGAGCACTTATTGTTTTTTTATTAAATCCGACGAAGTTGTTGCGTTAGAGATGAAGGAAACCCAAAAAGCGTCAGAGTTGCTGAGTGCGGGTTATCAGAAGCAGTTTGAAGAGATAGAGGCGAATAGCAAAGAATTAGCGTTAGCGCGCTTTGCGGATATTCGCGGAGAAGAGCTAAAAAGCACCTATGCTTTTGCGGGTGAGTCGACGTTTAGTGGGCTGATTACTTCTTTCCTAAGTCGTTAAATTTATATTTATTAGCAAGTCAAACGGGCAATCAAAAGATTGCCCGTTATCGTTTCTGGCTCGCTATCACTCAAAAAGATTATTGTGCAGCGTGCGAACAATCTCTTCCGCGTCGTTACCCGGCACAAGCAGACAAATATTATGGCTGCTAGCACCGTAACTGATCATGCGAATATTAAAGGATTCCAGTGCGCCGAAAATCTGTTTTCCGAGCCCGTTCACTTGTGATAGTTGGTTGCCAATAATCGCCACTAGAGCAAGGTTTTCTTCCACTTCTACGCGGCACAGCGCGGATAATTCGGTCATTAAGGCATTAGTTAGTAAGCTACCATTAGTGCCTGTTGAGCCCGTTGTATCTAATGTCAGTGCGACACTCACTTCCGATGTGGTGATCAAATCCACGGAAATATTATGGCGCAGCAAGATAGTAAAAATCTCTGCTAGGAAACCACGCGCATGCAGCATTTTCAAACTGTGCAGCGTCAGTAACGTTTGTTTGCGGCGTAGTGCGAGCGCTCTAAATTGCGGTGGGTTTTCCGTTTGGTCACTGACAATTGTTCCGCCTGCTTCTGGCGCTTTACTAGAACCGACGAATACTGGGATCCCCGCACGTACTGCGGGTAATAACGTGGCTGGATGCAGAATTTTGGCGCCGAACGTCGCCATTTCAGCCGCTTCATCAAAGGCGATTTCATCGATTTTTTGGGCATTCGGCACCACGCGAGGGTCGGTAGTGTAAATACCAGGTACATCCGTCCAAATATCCACGCGGGATAGGTTCAATACTTCAGCCAGTAAGGCCGCGGTATAGTCACTTCCTCCGCGTCCTAGTGTGGTGGTGCGACCTTTGGCATCACGACCAATAAACCCTTGAGTGATAACAATTGACTCGGCTAAGCGTGGAAGTAACTGCTGCTGTGCGAGCACTTGTAGCTGTTCAAGATCCGGCTCAGCGCGCCCAAAGCTTTCATTGGTTCTCATCACTTTACGGACATCAAACCACTGTGAGGATGCTCCACGTTGACGCAACACTTCCACAAACAGTAATGTGGACATAATCTCGCCGTGACTGACCATTTCGTCCGTTAAGGCATCGGAAGTGGCCAGAGAGGCTGAATCGGCTAAATGGGCAATATTCTCAAGTAGACGGTCGATTTCTTCGCGGATCACGTTCGCAGTTTGCAGGTGTTCGATAATGTCATATTGAGTTTGTTTGACTCTTTGCAGTAGCTCGTTGCGTTTATCAGTGTCACAGCCTTCAGCGAGTTCAATGAGTAAGTTGGTGATCCCCGCACTTGCGGAAAGCACAACCACACGAACTTGATCATTTGCCAGTACGATGTCTGCACTTTTATTCATGGCGTCGAAGTTAGCGACGCTTGTGCCACCGAATTTTGCGATAACAAACTGATTACTGCCAGCTACTGTATTCATTTTCCAATCCCTTTAATTAAACCGCCTATCTTTAAATAATGCATTAACCCAAAATAATTCCTGCGGCGCTGGCCGAATGAGGCACTACATCAACAGCTTGAAATACGTTGGAGTAATAGATTTATCGACTTTGGCACGTATCGTCAATAATGAATCGAGGTAAATCAGTAATTCTAATGATGGGCAAATGATTATCGGTTTTCCCAATACCTTTTCTTTTTTAATCCTTTTGGGGATGAGATGACAGTTGGCGTTAGGTTTGGGAGAATAGACCTAACAACAGCAGATTATGAGAACGCAGAAAACCGATAAGCTTCGTGCCCTCGGCGAGTTACAATCTATTATTATTTGAAATTGTTTTGGAGGTGTTATCCATGAAAAGTATCAATCCAAGCCAGACGGCGGCATGGCGAGCGCTAGAGCAGCATTTTGCAGACATGAAAAATGTGCATATGCGTGACTTATTTGCACAAGATGAACAGCGCTTTACGAAGTTTTCAGCCACTTTTGATGACCAAATCTTAGTGGATTTCTCCAAAAACCGTATTACACAAGAGACATTGGACAAACTTTTGGCATTAGCCAAAGAAACGCAACTGGAAGATGCAATCAAAAGTCTGTTCAGTGGTGAGAAAATCAACCGCACTGAAGACCGTGCTGTGCTGCATACCGCATTACGTAACCGCGACAATACCCCAGTGCTGGTGGATGGCAAAGATGTGATGCCAGAAGTGAACGCAGTGCTGGAAAAAATGCAGCAGTTCAGCGCGCGTATTATTAGTGGCGAGTGGAAAGGGTACACAGGTAAAGCCATTACTGATGTGGTGAACATTGGGATTGGTGGCTCAGATCTGGGACCATTTATGGTAACTGAGGCGCTACGTCCTTATAAAAACCATTTAAATATGCACTTTGTTTCCAACGTTGATGGCACTCAAATTGCAGAAACATTGAAGGATCTCAATCCTGAAACTACGTTATTCCTGATAGCTTCGAAAACCTTCACAACGCAAGAAACCATGACTAATGCGCATTCAGCGCGTGAGTGGTTATTGACGTTTGCCAAAGATGAAAAACATATCGCGAAACATTTTGTAGCGCTCTCAACGAACAGCGAGCAAGTCGCAAAATTTGGTATTGATACCAATAACATGTTCGAATTCTGGGATTGGGTTGGCGGTCGTTACTCTCTGTGGTCAGCGATTGGTTTGTCTATTATTTTATCCATCGGTTATGAGAATTTCGTTCAATTACTGTGCGGTGCTCATGCAATGGATAAGCACTTCACGCAAACGCCTCTAGAAAGCAATATCCCCGTTTTATTAGCGCTGATCGGCATCTGGTACAACAACTTTTTTGGTTCAGAAACTGAAGCGATTCTTCCATACGACCAATACATGCATCGCTTTGCTGCCTATTTCCAACAAGGCAATATGGAATCAAACGGAAAATATATTGACCGTAATGGCAATGCAGTCACTTACCAAACAGGTCCAATTATTTGGGGTGAACCGGGAACTAACGGGCAACATGCGTTTTACCAGTTGATTCACCAAGGGACAAAAATGATCCCATGTGACTTTATTGCGCCGGCAGTGACACACAACCCGCTGGGGGATCACCACGCTAAATTGCTGTCTAACTTCTTCGCACAGACTGAAGCGCTAGCCTTCGGTAAAACCCGCGAAGTGGTGGATGCAGAATTTGCCGCGCAAGGTAAAACCGTTGAAGAGATGGAATATGTAGCACCTTACAAAGTGTTTGAAGGTAACCGCCCAACTAACTCTATTCTGCTTAAAGAGATCACGCCGTATTCATTAGGGGCGCTGATCGCTATGTATGAGCATAAAATCTTCACCCAAGGTGCAATTTTGAATATTTTCACCTTTGACCAATGGGGTGTAGAGTTAGGTAAGCAACTAGCGAGCCGTATTCTGCCTGAATTGGAAAATAGCCAAGCGGTGGCGAGCCATGATAGTTCCACCAACGGGCTGATTAATTGCTATAAAAACTGGCGTTAATGGCGTTTTTTTAAGCGACTAATAGCCTGTGATTGGCAGGCTATTAGTATCCTAATAAAATACGATTTTTAAGCTAACTCATTATAAATCAAATATTTTTCACAAAATTTTTACAATTTGTGTTGAATTAGCGACTTTTTATATAAATTGTTATCTATCTTTAACCTTGCACAATAACAACGTGCTATTCTATCGCCCAATAATTTAGATGAACGATGCTGGTTGTGGCTTTAACGCGCTAGACGTTAACACGCTGGAGTAGCAATCAGGGGATAACCATAATTACTATGGTGGAATTTGATTGAATGCCTGAAACGATTTTTACCTCTCACCCGATAAACTGGTTAGAAGAGGGCGACGAGAGTGTTCCTGAAAGTGTATTGGATTGGTTGCAAGAGCAGGGGTCGATGACCAAGCGGTTTGAGCAGCATAGTCAGAAAGTGACAGTAATACCTTATTTAGAACGCTATATCTCACTGGATATGCTCACCGCCGACGAACAAAAATGCTTACCAATTAGTGAGCGTTATTGGCTACGGGAAGTGATTATGTATGGGGATAATATCCCTTGGTTGATTGGCAGAACGCTGATCCCAGAAGAGACGCTCACCGATAATGACAAACAATTAGTGGATATTGGGCGAGTCCCATTAGGGCGCTACCTCTTTAGTCATGAAAACCTAACCCGAGATTATATTGAAATGGGATCCAGCGCTGACCGCTGGGTACGCCGCTCCTTACTAAGATTGTCCGAAAAACCATTATTATTAACCGAAATATTTTTACCTGAATCACCTGCATATAGATAACTATCTAACATAATTCAAATAACGTTTATGGGTAAAATAGAAGCATAAAGGAGCACGACAACGTGGAGGGAAGTATGGCGCTAAGTAAATGGCATGCATACAGCCGTTTAATGCGTATTGATAGACCTATTGGCTCACTGTTATTACTGTGGCCAACCTATTGGGCGCTGTGGATTGCCGCCCAAGGCACGCCAAGTTTGCATATTCTGATTGTCTTTACGGCAGGTGTATTTTTAATGCGTGCCGCAGGCTGTGTTATCAATGATTTTGCTGATCGTAATTTCGATGGGCACGTAGAAAGAACCAAACATCGACCACTGCCTAGCGGTGATGTCACGGAAAAAGAAGCAAAAATCCTATTTGCTGCGCTGGTGGGGCTCTCTTTCTTATTGGTATTGAGTTTGAATACCATGACTATTTGGTTATCGGTCGCAGGCTTAGCGCTAGCGTGGATCTACCCGTTTGTAAAACGCGTGAGCCATTTACCTCAAGTCGTATTGGGGGCTGCATTTGGCTGGTCAATCCCGATGGGATTCTCAGCCGTTAGTGAGTCCTTACCATTAGTTTGTTGGTTACTGTTTTTAGTGAATATCATCTGGTCAGTGATTTATGACACTCAGTATGCGATGGTTGACCGCAACGATGATTTAAAAATTGGCGTGAAATCGACGGCGATTTTGTTCGGTCAATATGACAAGCTGATTATTGGTTTGCTACAAATTGTCATGGTTGGCTTGCTGGTGGTGATTGGCTCATTAGCTAACTTAGGCATGGTTTATTATGGTTCATTAGTGCTAGCCGCTGCGCTGTTTGTTTATCAACAGCAATTGATGGTGAACCGAGAACGTGCGCCATGTTTCAAAGCGTTTATGAATAATAACTATGTCGGTTTTATTCTGTTTATCGGTATGGTGATTAGCTATTTTTAACCATTAAAACGGGATAAGAAAAAGGGTAATGCATCTGCATTACCCTTTTTTGTTGGTGCATATCATTGACTTGCGAGATTACTCTTGCGGAGCTTCTGAGTCTGCATCAGCACTTTCCGGCGTATTTTTCGGTGCCGGTTTTGGTGCAGAAAGTTCTTCAGTTTGGCTAACGCTCTCAATGGTTAGACGGATTTCCGGTGACATCAAGCGTGCAAGCACAGCGTACAAGTTCTTCGCATTCGTCGAGAAAATATCGTTCTCGTTATTATCGATGTAGCCTTCTTCTTTGAGTGTGTCGACCAGTGTTGAGAACACGGCTTTATCAAAGAATTCAGGGGCGTTAATACCGTGAAGAACGGACAGACGCTGTGCGAGCATACGACTCTCTTTTTCCAACGTATTGCGGCTGACTTCTGGGCTTGCATTGAGCAATGACAGCGTGATGGCGTAGCGTTGCAGTGTCTCACGAACACCTGCGGCCAGTAGCTGCAAAGGACGGATACGGCGAGGATTTAACACCACCATATTCTCATCTTTCACACAGATCAGTTGTTGGCTGTTCAGCTCATTAATCAATGTATCCACCGTTTCCGTGAGCGCGTTTGCGTCATAGCGCATAAACAGCTCAGCTTTCAGGAATGGATAAATCAGCGCAACTTGCTGGTGGATTGCGTCACGGCTAATTCGCTCATGGTGCAGCACAATGCTGGCGATAAGCGAAGGCAGAACCAGTAAGTGATGAATATTGTTACGGTAATAGGTCATTAAGACGGCATTTTCGCGTGGCAGAATAATAATATCCCCCATGCTGTCTTTTTCGACTTCAAACTTATTCATCTGCAAAGCGTGTTCAAGCAGCTCTTCAGCCGTTTTGTTCGGCGTGGTTGCATCGGCAGTGTAAGGCACATTGCGCAATAGCTGCAGATAGCACTCGATTTGTTCAAGCAGCTGTTCACGGGTGAGTGAGCGCTGACGTGAAGCCAACAGTGCCGTTGAACATAAGTTAATCGCGTTGGCGGCTGCCGCATTATTGATATTCACCATAATGTTATCGGCTAAGCTGCTGACGGTTGGGTTCAACCAGCTTGGTCGTTGTGGCTCAATCGGGTCGATAGATTCACGCCAATTTGGTACGCGGTTATTTAAGTATTGGGTCAGTGAAATTGGTTGCCCAAAGTTCACATAGCCTTGGCCTAAATTACGCAGTTTGCGCAGACCACGCACCATGGAGAAGAAGCCTTCTTTCTCTTTCTCAGCACCACGCAGCTCTTTTGCGTAAGTTCCCACTTCCATCACATGCTCGTAACCAATATAGATAGGGACGATGGTGATAGGGCGGGAGTCTCCGCGTAGCATCGCTTGTAAGGTCATCGACAAGGTACCGGTTTTCGGTTCCAGTAAGCGACCTGTACGCGAACGACCGCCTTCCACAAAGTATTCAATGGAATAGCCGCGAGCAAATAGCTCACTGAGGTATTCGCGGAATACAGTGGAATAGAGCTTATTACCTTTGAACGTACGGCGAATAAAGAATGCGCCTAAACGACGGAAAATCGGACCGGCTGGCCAAAAGTTCAGGTTAATACCCGCCGCAATGTGTGGTGGCACCAGACCTTGGTGATAAAGCACATAAGAAAGCAGCAGGTAGTCCATATGGCTACGGTGAGAGGGCACATACACAATTTCGTGGCCATCTTGCGCCAGCTGGCGAACGCGCTCAGCATGTTGAACGTTGATCCCTTGGTATAAGCGGTTCCATGTCCAGCCTAGTACGCGGTCAGTCAGTCGCACTGCTTCATAAGAGAAGTTGGCGGCAATCTCTTCCATCATCGCCACGGCATTTTGTTGGGCTTTTTGTAATGGGATTTTTTTACTGCGAGCTTCGTCTTCAACGGCTTTTTCAATGGCTTTAGAGGATAGCAGCTTATTAAACAGCTCATAGCGTGCTGGTAATCTAGGCCCTACAGCCGCCAAACGCTGACGAGAGTAATGAATACGTGCTACGCGAGCGAGTTTATTGGCAATGATGGTATCAGTGCCATGCTCTTGTGCCATCTGGCCAAGAGAAATGCTTGGAGAAAAACGCACAAAGCTATCGCGCCCTAACCACAGGACTGCAAAGAATTTTTGCACACCGTTTAAGAGTTTCAGCGGGGCAGGCTTATGCCCTTCGCGACCCGGCGCACGTCCAAACATGACGGATGCAGGTAGCATTTGAATATCAAGATTTGGGTTGTTTTTATGCAAATCCAGATACGCATGGAATATTTTTACTGACTCTTTACGTGGATCTGGGGAGTAGTAACGGAACACGCGCGGGCCATCATCAATAAACACATAGGCTGGGAGCTTGGTGCCATTGATGTCGTTATCCACGAGTGGATCAGGTAAACCAATCGCTAAGCATTGTTGGCGAAGCGTGAGCAGGTCGGACTTTGAGTGATATGGCAAGACATACAGCGTTGGCTTGTTTGGGTCAAGCTGCAACTCTGTTATCGGGTCCGTTGGGATTAGTTTACTTTTTACCAATAATTTCAGTGGTAAATTCAACGTGTTGTAATATATTTTACGCCATAGTGACATAAATGATTATAGCCTCTTGTTAGTAATGCTGCGCAATCATATCAGAAAGCAATGTTTAGATCTGTTATCGATAATTCACTTTGACTGCAAAAGTTGATTATTGTTTAGAAATTAAGGAAAAAATATGGCAAGTCAAACTAAGGGACTCACTCGGGTCATCAAAGCGGCTGGATACTCCCTTAAAGGTTTAAAAGCAGCATGGGTAAATGAAGCTGCATTTCGTCAAGAAGCGGTTGCTGCTATCATTGCGATAATTATAGCTTTTTACTTGGATATTAGCCAAATTGACAGAATTTTGTTGATTGGATCAGTGGTTTTAGTCGCTATTGTTGAGTTAATTAACAGTGCGATTGAGGCGGTTGTTGACCGTATTGGCAGTGAATACCATGAATTATCTGGACGAGCGAAAGATATCGGCTCCGCAGCCGTGTTCGTCACGATAGGATTGGCTCTGTTTATCTGGGGAACCGTTTTATGGGCGCGTTATTTTGCGGTTTAGTTGGCTAAAAACAGTAAAAGCGATAAAAAGCCAGAAATTCATCAACAAATGCAGATTTTGGCTAATTTAACAGTTCCCAATACCCATTTACCTGTATATACTCACAGTCTGACTGTATAAACAAACAGGGGAACGGGATGAAAGCACTGACAGCTCGACAACAGCAAGTTTACGATCTGGTGCGTGACCACATTTCGCAAACGGGCATGCCACCAACACGCGCTGAGATAGCAGCAAGTTTGGGTTTTCGTTCGCCTAATGCGGCAGAAGAACATTTAAAAGCCTTAGCTCGTAAAGGGGTAATTGAAATTGTTTCTGGAGCTTCCAGAGGCATTCGTCTGTTGTTAGAAGAAGAATCCGAAGATTTAGGGCTTCCTCTGATTGGACGTGTTGCTGCCGGCGAACCATTGCTTGCACAAGAGCATATTGAAAGCCATTATCAAGTCGACCCAGAGTTATTTAAACCACACGCGGACTTTTTATTACGTGTAAATGGTATGTCGATGAAAGATATCGGTATTATGGATGGTGATCTACTTGCGGTACATAAAACGCAGAATGTCCATAATGGGCAAATTGTTGTGGCGCGTATCGAAGATGAAGTCACGGTTAAACGCTTTAAGCAACAAGGTAATCGCGTTGAACTTATTGCTGAAAACGCTGATTTTGCACCAATCGTGGTTGATTTACGCGAACAGAATTTTACTATCGAAGGTCTGGCTGTTGGGGTTATCCGTAACAGTGATTGGCATTGATGATGAGTGATTGAGTCTGGCAGCAGACTCAATATCTCTTTTCCGAATAGTCTTTCTTTATATAGTTATTTTCACTTTTTACTTCTTTATATAGACCTTCTTTATATAGCCATTTTCATGTTGCTATATAGATCCCTTTCTTTTACTTCCTGTATATCTCTTCTTCTATATCACTTCTTTTTTGAACTGACTGTATTGTGATGGTCATGTTCACAGTGTTCATGATCTTGGCAATTGGAAACCTCAAAACATTTTTGGCATAAACCATGGTTTTCTACCACTGTATGCCTGAGATGAAAATGATTTTCTTCGGCTAGAGTACTAATCGCTTTTTCGATGGTTGTGCAGTCACTTTCAGTCACATTGCCACAATTATCACAAATTAACATCACTGAAATATGACTTGGATTATCGACATGGTGACAAACCACATAGCTGTTTGTGGATTCAATTTTATGAATAAACCCTTGTTCCATGAGGAACTCTAAACCACGGTAAACGGTAGGAGGTTTAGCCTGAGGCTCTATTTCACGCAGTAAATCTAGCAAATCATAAGCACTGATCGCACCGTGTTGTTGCGCAATTAACCGCAGAACAGTCTCTCTTTGTGGGGTCAAACGCACGCCTCGAGACTGACAAATACGTTCGGCCGTCGTAAGCAGCATGTCTTCACTGATTGTTTTCATCTTGTTTGGCCCCACCTGGATAGCTTCAAGTTTTTATTACTGTTTAGTTTACCATAACTTCCATTTCTGTTGTGTTTGAAATGATGGTGATGAAATAAACAGTTTTTTACTAAATTGAATACGCAATTTTAACTTTAATAAAGTCAACGTTAATAAAGAATGAATATCTTATTTAAAATGTGGCTTTTTTGATTTTAAATAAATCATTAATTGCTGCATTTTAGTTAATCATTGAGTGTTAATTTTAACCAAATAAAAACAATTATTGAAATTCATTGTTACTATTTGACGTTGATTTTAATTAAGACTTATCTTACCCCTTGTTTTTTATGTAGCGATTACCGGTGAAAAAAAGACAATCAATAGATTTTAAATCTAATAAATTTGCATCTTTACGGTTTATTAAGTTGTATATAAATATAAATACAGGTTTTTATATTTATAGATTTTTTGCAATATTTAGACATTTTTATAAATGCAAAATGAAGCCTTCATATAAATCTTTCTAAGTAATTCATCATTTCTTCAGGTTTAAGTACTCATTCAGTGAATGAAACTTGTTTATCTGCATTTTGTCGATATAAAAAACCAAGTCAACGCTTTATTTGGGTGGTTTTTGACAACATATGTCACGTATGTAGAATTGACATCAGAAAATATCACAAGGTAGTTATCAGGATTCATTTAGTGTTCTATATCAATTTTAATTAATTAATGAATGACTCAATAATTAATTTAGAAGTGAGAATGTTGGCTTAATGAGTTCTGTTTTTTAAATCACATAAATGAGATGGATCTCGTTTATATAAAAAAATCTCTAACCTGAATGAAATTCATCAAGTAGGAAAGCTAGAGGAATTTTCAAGGATGCACTGCTTAAGTAAATAGACTTGATTTTGCATCAGTGAAAACAGGAAAGAGAAAAAGAGAAATAGCAGTTCCTACTCATTTAAAGGAAAACTTTTATGAAACTGAATAAATTAGCATTAACTCTAGCTTTAGGTTTAGGTGTTGGCGTTTCTGGCGCTGCTTTAGCTGCTGATCCGGTAGAAAGCTCACAAGGTGAAATCCGTTTTACTGGTTTCATTAACGACGTTCCATGCTCAATCGATGCTGACAACCTGAAGCAATTAGTTGAATTCGGTGAAATCGCATTACACGAACTGACTTCTAACCAATTCCGTTCAGACAGCAAAGCGTTCGATATCGTTCTGAAAAACTGCTCTACTGAAACTTACAAAAACGCAAAAATCACATTTACTGGTTCTACAGTAAACGGTTTCCAAGGTTTCACTGGTGACTTACTGGGCTTAGGCGGTAAAGTTAAAAACGCTGGTATCGTAATCACTAACGGCGCTGACAAAATCGTTGAATTTGGTAAAGCATTCCCAGGTACTGGTGACGGCTACGCGTTAAATAATGGTGACGGTTCACAAACTACTCTGCACTTCGCAGCGTACGTTAAAGGTAACGAAGACCCAACTCAAAAAGCTACTACAGGTCGTTTTGACACTGTAGCTAACTTCAAAATTGTTTACCAATAATAGTCAGTTTCTATAGAGAATAATATGGCGTAGTCATACGCCATATTTCTTATATCGTCTTCACTGTATTTGTTTGTATAGGCGCATAGTTAATGAAAAGCATGAAGCTAAATCTAATTACAAAATTAATGCTTTTAATGTTAACGCCAATGGTTGCATTCTCTGAAGAGGCCGTTGATTTTAACACCGACTTCATTGATTCTGAAGGTAAAGAAAACGTCGACTTCAGTAAGTTCTCTCACGCCAACTATGTCCCTCCTGGGGATTACTCTTTAGCGATTGAAGTTAACCGCGCTAAAGTTTCTATGGAACAACCTATCACTTTTTTTAATCCTAATTACGACGACAAAGTTTCGTTGGCATGTATCACGCCTGAAATTTATGCATTATTGGGATTAAAAAAGGAGTGGAATAGCCAAGTCAAATGGCTAGATGATGGAAAATGTTTGGATATTCGCTCAGTTCCGGATATGACCATTCAAGGAGATTTGGCAAAGAACGTTGTACAGTTCAATATTCCTCAGGCCTACATGGAGTACTCAGACCCTGATTGGGACCCACCATCTCGTTGGGATGACGGGATCATGGGTGCATTTATTGACTATAACGCGACAGGACGCGTTGTTAATAAACAAACCGGCGATAAAGGAACGAAATCAGGTCTGACGGCCACAGGGACAATGGGGGCAAACTTCGGTGCATGGCGTTTGCGTGCCGATTGGCAAACTCAAAACGGTGAGCTGAATAAAGGCAGTAAATCATGGTCTTGGAACCAATTATACGCCTATAGAGCCATTCGTTCACTGAGTGCGCGTTTGACGATCGGGGAGCAATATTTAGCGTCAAACCTGTTTGACAGTATTCGTTATCTTGGTGCGAGTTTAGAAACTAACGAATCCATGTTGCCACCTCGCTTACAAGGCTATGCGCCTGAAATTGCGGGTGTTGCAAAAACGAATGCGACAGTCATGGTAAAACAAGATGGCCGTATTATTTATCAAACAGAAGTTAGCCCTGGTCCATTCCGTATTCAGGATGTGAACTCATTCGGTGGTGGTACGCTGGATGTGGTGATCCAGGAACAGGATGGCACAACAAGTAGCTATCGAGTGGAAACCTCTCGATTGGGTACGTTGACACGCCCTGGTCAGCTGATTTATCAATTTGTGATGGGTAAACCGACTAAAGATGACCATGATACTCAAGGCCCTGCATTTAGCATGGGATCGCTCTCTTGGGGGGCAACAAACAATATCACGGTTTATGGTGGTTTACAGGCATCCTCTGAATATCAAAACGTTGCATTTGGTTTAGGTCGTGACTTTGCACCATTTGGTGTGTTATCAGGAAACATCAACATTTCTCGCGCGCAAATGGGGCGACTGGATGACAATGAAACGTTAACCGGTAACTCTTATAACCTAACGTATTCTAAGCAGTTTGATGAAATTAACAGTCAGATTACGTTTGCGGGTTATCGATTCTCCGAACGAAATTATATGTCAATGAGCCAGTTTATTGACCGTCGCTATAAAGGCGATAAGGTCGATAGTGGTAAAGAACTTTATACCATTATCTTTGGTACGGCGTTCCCGGATTATAACGCCAATATGTATTTGAACTATTCGCACCAAACCTATTGGAATAGAGC is part of the Providencia zhijiangensis genome and harbors:
- the lexA gene encoding transcriptional repressor LexA → MKALTARQQQVYDLVRDHISQTGMPPTRAEIAASLGFRSPNAAEEHLKALARKGVIEIVSGASRGIRLLLEEESEDLGLPLIGRVAAGEPLLAQEHIESHYQVDPELFKPHADFLLRVNGMSMKDIGIMDGDLLAVHKTQNVHNGQIVVARIEDEVTVKRFKQQGNRVELIAENADFAPIVVDLREQNFTIEGLAVGVIRNSDWH
- the zur gene encoding zinc uptake transcriptional repressor Zur produces the protein MKTISEDMLLTTAERICQSRGVRLTPQRETVLRLIAQQHGAISAYDLLDLLREIEPQAKPPTVYRGLEFLMEQGFIHKIESTNSYVVCHHVDNPSHISVMLICDNCGNVTESDCTTIEKAISTLAEENHFHLRHTVVENHGLCQKCFEVSNCQDHEHCEHDHHNTVSSKKK
- a CDS encoding fimbrial protein — its product is MKLNKLALTLALGLGVGVSGAALAADPVESSQGEIRFTGFINDVPCSIDADNLKQLVEFGEIALHELTSNQFRSDSKAFDIVLKNCSTETYKNAKITFTGSTVNGFQGFTGDLLGLGGKVKNAGIVITNGADKIVEFGKAFPGTGDGYALNNGDGSQTTLHFAAYVKGNEDPTQKATTGRFDTVANFKIVYQ
- a CDS encoding fimbria/pilus outer membrane usher protein is translated as MKSMKLNLITKLMLLMLTPMVAFSEEAVDFNTDFIDSEGKENVDFSKFSHANYVPPGDYSLAIEVNRAKVSMEQPITFFNPNYDDKVSLACITPEIYALLGLKKEWNSQVKWLDDGKCLDIRSVPDMTIQGDLAKNVVQFNIPQAYMEYSDPDWDPPSRWDDGIMGAFIDYNATGRVVNKQTGDKGTKSGLTATGTMGANFGAWRLRADWQTQNGELNKGSKSWSWNQLYAYRAIRSLSARLTIGEQYLASNLFDSIRYLGASLETNESMLPPRLQGYAPEIAGVAKTNATVMVKQDGRIIYQTEVSPGPFRIQDVNSFGGGTLDVVIQEQDGTTSSYRVETSRLGTLTRPGQLIYQFVMGKPTKDDHDTQGPAFSMGSLSWGATNNITVYGGLQASSEYQNVAFGLGRDFAPFGVLSGNINISRAQMGRLDDNETLTGNSYNLTYSKQFDEINSQITFAGYRFSERNYMSMSQFIDRRYKGDKVDSGKELYTIIFGTAFPDYNANMYLNYSHQTYWNRASTNQYNFTLSNYFDIGKVKNISLSLTAYKTKSRDRDDDGVYLNLMIPLNKNESSISYSSSFSGGNNSNNVNYYSRIDNRSSYSVSAGNWDKDKVTTAGTYSYDGDRSQLNLSGTYIQDNQTAVSMQLKGGMTMTPEGGAIHRNNSVRGGSRILVDTNGVADVPILNGVTPIKTNRYGKAVVTSVMDYNRNNLNIDLKNVPDNAEALQSTQYATLTEGAIGYRKFNVITGEKLMGIISLADGSYPPFGASVKNVKKIEVGIISDKGFVYLAGVNPSESLDVTWGDDTSCHIQLPEKLDSNMEHDVLLPCK